TACCATCAATCCCAATAAAGAAGCTGAAATCAAAAACGGTTTGATCGGTTCGATGTTGAATGTAATTGGTACAAAATATACGCGCCAATACCAAGAATTGGCCATGCAATCCCGATTAAAAATTCCGTTGTTGTTTGGGCAAGACGTCATTCATGGTTACAAAACTACGTTTCCAATTCCCTTAGCTGAAGCAGCTAGTTGGGATATGGATGCTATTGCTTTGGGTGCTCGAATTGCAGCCGTTGAGGCATCTGCAAGCGGGATTCATTGGACTTTTGCCCCTATGGTTGATATTGCTCGTGATCCTCGTTGGGGTCGTGTGATGGAAGGAGCAGGTGAGGATACCTATTTAGGGTCTAAAATTGCGGTTGCAAGAGTAAAAGGATTTCAAGGCAATCTAGGCGACGTGAATTCGGTGATGGCTTGTGTAAAACACTTTGTAGGGTATGGTGCTGCAGTTGGTGGCCGTGATTACAATTCGGTAGACATGAGTGATAGAATGTTGTGGGAAACGTATTTACCACCGTTCAAAGCGGCATTGGATGCTGGAGCTGCAACGTTTATGAATTCGTTCAACGATTTGAATGGGGTGCCAGCAACCGGAAATAAATTTTTACAACGTGACATTTTAAAAGGGAAATGGAATTTTCAAGGTTTTGTAGTTTCTGATTGGGGTTCTATTGGCGAAATGGTCAATCACGGAAATGTGAAAGACAACAAAGAAGCGGCTCAACTAGCTATAACAGCTGGAAGCGATATGGATATGGAAAGTAATGCCTACCGTTACAATTTGGGACAATTAGTTCAAGAAGGTAAAGTAGATATAGCTTTGATTGACGATGCTGTAAAGCGTATTTTAAGAAAGAAAATGGAATTGGGATTATTTGACGATCCTTACAAATATTCTAATCCAAAACGCGAAGCCAAAGAATTAAATAATCCGTTGCATCGAAAAATTGCACGTGATATGGCGGCTAAAAGTATTGTTTTATTGAAAAATGAAAAACAGCTTTTGCCTTTGTCAAAAGACTTGAAAAAGATTGCCTTTATTGGTCCTTTGGTAAAAGAACATAAAGAAAATATGGGATTTTGGGCAGTGGAATTGCCTGAGTTAGATTATAACAAACATGTAGTTTCCCAATGGGAAGGTTTACAAAATAAATTGGGTCAAAACACGCAATTATTATATGCTAAAGGATGTGAAATCGAAGGAAATAATAAAGATGGATTTGCTGAAGCGATTGCAGTTGCTAATCAAGCTGATGTGGTAATTGTGAGTATCGGTGAGAGAGGCAATATGAGTGGAGAAGCTAAAAGTAGAAGTAATATTCACATACCAGGCGTACAAGAAGAATTGGTACAAGCATTGCAAGCGACAGGAAAACCGGTGATTGTTTTGATTAATGCTGGACGCCCTCTTG
This sequence is a window from Flavobacterium ammoniigenes. Protein-coding genes within it:
- a CDS encoding glycoside hydrolase family 3 N-terminal domain-containing protein yields the protein MKKVSFIGLLFFSILGFSQQKTIDQKVEALLKQMTLEEKIGQLNQYTGNNQATGPITINPNKEAEIKNGLIGSMLNVIGTKYTRQYQELAMQSRLKIPLLFGQDVIHGYKTTFPIPLAEAASWDMDAIALGARIAAVEASASGIHWTFAPMVDIARDPRWGRVMEGAGEDTYLGSKIAVARVKGFQGNLGDVNSVMACVKHFVGYGAAVGGRDYNSVDMSDRMLWETYLPPFKAALDAGAATFMNSFNDLNGVPATGNKFLQRDILKGKWNFQGFVVSDWGSIGEMVNHGNVKDNKEAAQLAITAGSDMDMESNAYRYNLGQLVQEGKVDIALIDDAVKRILRKKMELGLFDDPYKYSNPKREAKELNNPLHRKIARDMAAKSIVLLKNEKQLLPLSKDLKKIAFIGPLVKEHKENMGFWAVELPELDYNKHVVSQWEGLQNKLGQNTQLLYAKGCEIEGNNKDGFAEAIAVANQADVVIVSIGERGNMSGEAKSRSNIHIPGVQEELVQALQATGKPVIVLINAGRPLVFNQTADTAPAILYTWWLGTEAGNAIADVLFGDYNPSGKLPMTFPREEGQLPIYYNHFNTGRPAPNETAFNYVSAYTDLKNSPKFAFGHGLSYTTFTYADLKLSKNKISDSDTIEVSFQLTNSGKFAGNEVVQLYLRDKVGSVVRPIIELKDFQKIYLNAGETKTIQFTIDKEKLAFYNEQLEWNTEAGDFDVMIGTSSSDIRLKTTFELVK